The window CGATACCCATTATTGATCTCTCAAATTGTGATCTCTTATCATATAGTGATTTCAACTAATTCTTCCTCTTTAAATTTTGCCAAGTGATATAAATAACTACTAGTGTCGCTAAAACTGTTGGTAGTTAGGATTTCCTTCACAAAATGCTTGTGGATGAAAATGAACAGAATGGGTGGCTTTCAGGATTACAAGCACCGATGATTTTTGAGTGATGAAATTTGATATACAGTATACATGAGTCCCAAGGGGAAACTGCAGATAGATGAGTCTCTTTTTACACgaaacttagactaacaagctcaaaaagTCAGGTTcaagttccaagttcaaaagttaaggacacttggtcttgaacttagaattacaagttcaaaagttaaggacacttggtcctaaacttagactaacaagctcaaaagttaaggacaataggtcctgaacttacagttacaagttcaaaagttaaggacaatcggtcctgaagtcctgacttatactaacaagctcaaaagttaaggacaataggtcctgaaatTGGGCTAAGAAGCCCATAAGTTCAGGACCTgtgctcaaaagttaaggacaatatgtCCTGAATTTAGGCTAAGAAGCCcataagttcaggacctattgtcaaAAGTTAAGGGCAATAGGTCCTGAAGTCCTAAACTTATACTAACAAGCCCAAAAGCTAAGGACAATAAGTCctaaacttagactaacaaggtaaaaagttaaggacacttggttctgaacttacagttacaagttcaaaagttaaggacacttggtcctgaacttggactaacaagctcaaaagttaaggacaataagtcctgaacttagacttacaagttcaaaagttaaggacaatttgtccttaacttagagttacaagcacagaaattaaggagaggtggtcctgaacttcgagttccaagttcaaaagttaaggacatgtagtcctgaagtcctaaacttagagttgcaagttcaaaagtaaaggacatgtagtcctgaagtcctgaacttagagttgcaagttcaaaagttaaggacacttggtcctaaatTTTATGAGCAGAAGGGTGTTTTCGTCCGGCaggtaaagtttattaaagcagtgacTAAAGACTAAAGATattttaaacagtggcttaaaagtaaatacatgtgttattagtggctaaccgtgcacttTCCCCTCATTATTCCGTATGCTGATCTTTTAGGGGGAAGTGCACTgttagccactaataacacatgtatttacttttaagccagtgtttaaaatgtctttagtctttagccactgctttaataaactttacctGCCTGGAGGAAAACACCCTTCTGCTcataaagttcaggaccaagtgtccttaacttttgaacttgcaactctaagttcaggacttcaggattacatgtccttaacttttgaatctggaactcgaagttcaggaccacctgtccttaattttcgtgcttgtaactctaagttaaggactacttgtccttaacttttgaactcgtaagtctaagtttaggacctattgtccttaacttttgagcttgttagtctaagttcaggaccaagtgtccttaacttttgaacttgtaactgtaaattcaggaccaagtgtccttaactttttagcttgttagtctaagtttaggacctattgtccttaacttttgggtttgttagtataagttcaggacttcagaacctattgtccttaatttttgacaataggtcctgaacttatgggcttcttagcctaagttcaggacctattgtccttaacttttgagcatagatccTGAACTTATtggcttcttagcctaagttcaggacttattgtccttaacttttgagcttgttagtataagttcaggacttcagcacctattgtccttaacttttgaacttgttaatctaagtttaggaccaagtgtccttaacttttgaacttgtaattctaagttcaggaccaaacgtccttaacttttgaacttgaaactcgaaCCTGActcttttgagcttgttagtctaagtctCGTGTAAAAAGAGACTCATCTATCTGCAGTTTCCCCTTGGGACTCATGTATACTGTATATCAAATTTCATCACTCAAAAATCATCGGTGCTTGTAATCCTGAAAGCCACTCATTCTGTTCATTTTCATCCACAAGCATTTTGTGAAGGAAATCCCAACTACCAATAGTTTTAGCGACACTAGTAGTTATTTATATCACTTGGCAAAATTTAAAGAGGAAGAATTAGTTGAAATCGCTCTATGATGAGATATCACAATTTGAGAGATCATTAATGGGTATCGAACTTGAGAGAGAGAGAAGCGAGGGTTTGGGAAGAAAAATAatggaagaaagggtaaaaatatcttttcaaattaattttaaTAGTGTAATGGTTATTTTGCTCAACATTAGAATTgctggataaaaaataaataccaccTTAAATAGTGGCTACCCACGCCATTTCTACGATCTTTTACAAGTATCTTTGCTAATCTTTCTGTAGAATGACGACTTTTGTCTCAAAAGTTAGATCATAATTCAACATTCCGGTACAATCGAGACATTTCAATTTGCATTACATAGAAATTGCAATTTCATCCCCttacagaaaaaaaaaacatggacACGATGTGATGTTATAATACATTGTTGTACTAAGTTATTCATTTGAAACcatttaagtaaaattatttggATGTTCATTTTTTAAGAGGAAGAACCCCACTTATTTGGTTTTGATTTAATTTGTAATTTCATAGAACCAAAAACCACCACCAAACCGAATTCACTTATCCCACAATGTAAATTTATTTGTCCAAAAATGCATAATGAATGAGTAAATGTAATAAATGAGGTAAATTGTAATACTAGTAATTATTTCAATCTACAGTAGTCCAAGCAAATGGGACTACAAGAAGCTCAAAAATGAATAATACACAGACACTATTCTTCAGATATTCTCCTATACAACCTTTAGTATTCGCACTACACCTTGTATATGACCTACAACGTGGAAGAAGCTTCAGAAAACATAATAATAACAGTAAAATACAGACAGATCAAGAATATCACCATCCAAAAGCTTGAAATGGCTTGCATTTTCAGATTGGTAATTGCCATCCAAACTCATAGCCAATGCAATCCTTGACATCACAATCTGCCTAACTTTTATCTTGTACATAATGCATTGAGCAGTACATGACCAAGCATAAGATCCACAAAGTACTGGTGTCCAATCTGGCCATCCCTCCATTTCAGCTTGGCAGGAGCACGGCCATAATGCACCCCGTCATTGCATCGGTTATCATAGTGCCAAGGATAAGTCATGTCGAAATCATCAATGACGCGATCAACTAAACCATATGCCCTCAACTTATCCAAGACTACCCCATTGAAGGCCTCCATTTTATTTGGATTGAATGCCAATCTTCTAGCGTATCCGCCTGTGGTGACTGTGGTCCTATATATTACTTCTGGTGGTGTCAACCCTCTCTGCCTCACCCCATCAAATACCTCAGCCCAGAATGATGCAGCATAGTCGGCGCCTTTAATGAAATGCCTAAGGCTAGACCAAAAAACTCCATCGTGTAAGCCTGAATTCATGATTATAGTGTCTGGAACAATATTTCCAGAAAAGTACCCTTTCAAAAGTTCTCTATAGTCAGCATCCACCAACGAATTCAAGCCTTGATAATTGCCTGTCTCGTTAGGATGTCCATTGAAAATGTTGGTAAATCGAACTGTTTGTGATGGATTCCTCGGGTTGCTGATGTTCATATCAACTCTTCTTGGGACAGCCTTCATATCAACACCTAAAATGAAATTAAGGATGTTTCTCACTGTGTCACAGTGATTTGAATCACCCCACCAGAAAATCCAGCGATCATTCAAACAATTCCAGGCTTCTTCACTTGAGAACATCTTGAATGAACAATGTGTTGAATATACCCAACCATTGCTCTCCAACAACCCCAATGGTCCATCACACCATGGTCTTTGGCATGGGAAATTTGGTTCTTGACATCTATATCGCCCGTCATTGCTAATTGGGCAGCTATTATTCTTAGCATGACGAGTCCATCGACCAGACCACACATCTCTAACAAGATCTGACTTCTTGCATTGAGATATTTCAGGTAA of the Nicotiana tabacum cultivar K326 chromosome 7, ASM71507v2, whole genome shotgun sequence genome contains:
- the LOC107809456 gene encoding uncharacterized protein LOC107809456 encodes the protein MFTSQMPEKGANIGWVMRSNNPKVQWWFKLLTMGVFLGILIVWGIDGLNVGSFQRDFVLLKVNSSTFKDFSFTNISLRPHSVNTHQNLNQDFSRKNLAPKVEPQQINLTENQGNAPDFSLEIVKNVSHKEPELVEVSRPRVHRWISAELEANYSSNLLTNWLAPGGEPCRESRTVDVNIPALDGRENVELSTGDIHEFVFHALDDSGKPHCLGGDYFETDLAGETWKSRPTLKDLGNGTYQFSLQVHPDFAGDYNLTVILLFRHYEGLKFSPERFAFDKVLRVIPVKFSKSSVELPEISQCKKSDLVRDVWSGRWTRHAKNNSCPISNDGRYRCQEPNFPCQRPWCDGPLGLLESNGWVYSTHCSFKMFSSEEAWNCLNDRWIFWWGDSNHCDTVRNILNFILGVDMKAVPRRVDMNISNPRNPSQTVRFTNIFNGHPNETGNYQGLNSLVDADYRELLKGYFSGNIVPDTIIMNSGLHDGVFWSSLRHFIKGADYAASFWAEVFDGVRQRGLTPPEVIYRTTVTTGGYARRLAFNPNKMEAFNGVVLDKLRAYGLVDRVIDDFDMTYPWHYDNRCNDGVHYGRAPAKLKWRDGQIGHQYFVDLMLGHVLLNALCTR